One genomic segment of Amycolatopsis granulosa includes these proteins:
- a CDS encoding ubiquinol-cytochrome c reductase iron-sulfur subunit, protein MEDHPGAGREPGVPQPSEAELAEMDRDQLVKLGTKLDGVEMVDYPDPWPVKGTRAEKRAERVIALWFTIAALAGLGFLVTLCWPQWWEYRAPDTGQYEKYALYTPVLGATLGISILALGIGVLLYTKRFIPSELAVQERHDGDGKGSAEIDRKTIVAQLADAGSRSTIGRRSLVKRTAGLGAGVMGLGLVGLPVASFIKSPWKGEPQDTLWHTGWLPQHPGEVVYMRRFTGKSDEIVLVRPEDLDAGAMETVYPFRESERGNHEALSAAFMRSDNPVMLIRLRPEDANRVIKRKGQEDFNFGEYYAYTKVCSHVGCPTSLYEQRTNRILCPCHQSQFDALEYGKPIFGPATRALAQLPITVNDEGYFVARGDFIEPVGPAFWERKS, encoded by the coding sequence ATGGAAGACCACCCGGGCGCGGGGCGCGAGCCGGGTGTTCCCCAGCCTTCCGAGGCCGAACTGGCCGAGATGGACCGCGACCAGCTGGTCAAGCTGGGCACCAAGCTCGACGGCGTCGAGATGGTCGACTACCCGGACCCGTGGCCGGTCAAGGGCACCCGTGCGGAGAAGCGCGCGGAGCGTGTCATCGCGCTGTGGTTCACCATCGCGGCGCTGGCCGGTCTCGGCTTCCTGGTGACCCTGTGCTGGCCGCAGTGGTGGGAGTACCGGGCGCCGGACACCGGCCAGTACGAGAAGTACGCGCTGTACACCCCGGTGCTGGGCGCCACGCTGGGCATCTCCATCCTCGCGCTGGGCATCGGCGTGCTGCTGTACACGAAGCGGTTCATCCCGAGCGAGCTCGCGGTGCAGGAACGGCACGACGGCGACGGCAAGGGCTCGGCCGAGATCGACCGCAAGACGATCGTCGCCCAGCTCGCCGACGCGGGTAGCCGCAGCACGATCGGCCGCCGTTCGCTGGTCAAGCGCACCGCCGGCCTGGGTGCCGGCGTGATGGGCCTCGGTCTGGTCGGCCTGCCGGTCGCGTCGTTCATCAAGAGCCCGTGGAAGGGCGAGCCGCAGGACACCCTGTGGCACACCGGCTGGTTGCCGCAGCACCCCGGTGAGGTCGTCTACATGCGCCGCTTCACCGGCAAGTCGGACGAGATCGTGCTGGTCCGCCCGGAGGACCTGGATGCGGGCGCGATGGAGACCGTGTACCCGTTCCGCGAGTCGGAGCGGGGCAACCACGAGGCGCTGTCCGCGGCGTTCATGCGCTCCGACAACCCGGTCATGCTGATCCGCCTGCGCCCGGAGGACGCGAACCGCGTCATCAAGCGCAAGGGCCAGGAGGACTTCAACTTCGGCGAGTACTACGCCTACACGAAGGTCTGCAGCCACGTCGGGTGCCCGACCTCCCTGTACGAGCAGCGGACCAACCGGATCCTGTGCCCGTGCCACCAGTCGCAGTTCGACGCGCTGGAGTACGGCAAGCCCATCTTCGGCCCGGCGACCCGTGCACTTGCGCAGCTGCCCATCACCGTCAACGATGAGGGGTACTTCGTGGCGCGGGGCGACTTCATCGAACCCGTCGGCCCCGCCTTTTGGGAGCGCAAGTCATGA
- a CDS encoding cytochrome c oxidase subunit 4 has translation MKVEARIFDLVTAFAFFIAIVYGVWTGLGSGHGVEPVGLVALILTGGLSLLAGSYMRFVGRRIEPRPEDRDDAEISDGAGEMGFFSPGSYWPIGLAGAAAFMGLGLAFFHVWMLIVGGILILLAVGGLVFEYHTGPNHE, from the coding sequence ATGAAGGTCGAAGCCCGGATTTTCGACTTGGTCACCGCTTTCGCGTTCTTCATCGCGATCGTCTACGGCGTGTGGACCGGGCTGGGCAGTGGCCACGGCGTCGAGCCGGTCGGCCTGGTCGCGCTCATCCTGACCGGCGGGCTGTCCCTGCTGGCGGGCAGCTACATGCGGTTCGTCGGCCGCCGGATCGAGCCGCGGCCGGAAGACCGTGACGACGCCGAGATCAGCGACGGTGCGGGCGAGATGGGCTTCTTCAGCCCGGGCAGCTACTGGCCGATCGGGCTGGCCGGCGCCGCCGCGTTCATGGGGCTCGGCCTGGCGTTCTTCCACGTGTGGATGCTGATCGTCGGCGGCATCCTGATCCTCCTCGCCGTGGGCGGTCTGGTGTTCGAGTACCACACCGGCCCGAACCACGAGTAA
- a CDS encoding cytochrome c oxidase subunit 3: MRPVTTAAPTISQRVHSLNRPNMVSVGTIVWLSSELMFFAGLFAMFFTVKAQNATGVWPPINTATGEPIHLDIPYALPFTIILVASSFTCQLGVFAAERGDVYGLRRWYVITLIMGAIFVAGQAGEYVSLIDEGVTIPSGPFGTVFFLATGFHGLHVIGGLVAFVFLLIRTKLSKFTPAQATSAIVVSYYWHFVDIVWIGLFAVIYIIP, translated from the coding sequence ATGCGACCCGTGACAACGGCAGCTCCCACCATCAGCCAGCGGGTGCACTCGCTGAACCGGCCGAACATGGTCAGCGTCGGCACGATCGTGTGGCTCTCCAGCGAGCTCATGTTCTTCGCCGGGCTGTTCGCGATGTTCTTCACGGTCAAGGCGCAGAACGCCACGGGGGTCTGGCCGCCGATCAACACGGCGACCGGCGAGCCCATCCACCTGGACATCCCGTACGCGCTGCCCTTCACGATCATCCTGGTGGCGTCGTCGTTCACCTGCCAGCTCGGCGTGTTCGCCGCCGAGCGCGGTGACGTCTACGGGCTGCGCCGCTGGTACGTCATCACCCTGATCATGGGCGCGATCTTCGTCGCCGGTCAGGCCGGTGAGTACGTCTCGCTGATCGATGAGGGCGTGACCATCCCGTCCGGGCCGTTCGGCACCGTGTTCTTCCTGGCGACCGGGTTCCACGGTCTGCACGTGATCGGTGGTCTCGTCGCCTTCGTCTTCCTGCTCATCCGCACGAAGCTGAGCAAGTTCACCCCCGCGCAGGCGACCTCGGCGATCGTCGTGTCGTACTACTGGCACTTCGTCGACATCGTGTGGATCGGCCTGTTCGCGGTCATCTACATCATCCCGTGA
- a CDS encoding carbohydrate kinase family protein has product MGINARIAVSGSIATDHLMHFPGRFAEQLVADQLHRVSLSFLADDLVVRRGGIGANIAFGLGVLGASPVLVGAAGADFADYRSWLERHGVDTAGVLISELAHTARFVCTTDDDLNQIATFYAGAMAEARNIELGPIAGRVGGIGLMLIGPDDPEGMLRHAEECRQRGIPFAVDPSQQLARMDGEQARRFLAGARYLFTNGYEWELLLQKTRWSESDVLDHVGIRITTLGEKGVEIVGRDGLALEVGAVPELTKADPTGVGDGFRAGFLAGLNADLDLERSAQLGSMIAVLVLETIGTQEWTLDRASALARIGDAFGPDAAAEIAPALPA; this is encoded by the coding sequence GTGGGAATCAACGCCCGCATCGCCGTGTCCGGCAGCATCGCAACCGACCACCTCATGCACTTCCCCGGCCGGTTCGCCGAGCAACTGGTCGCCGACCAGCTGCACCGCGTCTCGCTGAGCTTCCTGGCCGACGACCTGGTCGTCCGCCGCGGCGGCATCGGTGCCAACATCGCCTTCGGCCTGGGCGTGCTCGGGGCGAGCCCGGTGCTGGTGGGCGCCGCGGGGGCGGACTTCGCCGACTACCGGTCCTGGCTGGAGCGCCACGGCGTGGACACGGCCGGCGTGCTGATCTCGGAGCTGGCGCACACCGCGCGGTTCGTGTGCACCACCGACGACGACCTCAACCAGATCGCCACCTTCTACGCCGGGGCGATGGCCGAGGCCCGCAACATCGAGCTCGGCCCGATCGCCGGCCGCGTCGGCGGGATCGGGCTGATGCTGATCGGCCCGGACGACCCGGAGGGCATGCTGCGGCACGCGGAGGAGTGCCGGCAGCGCGGCATCCCCTTCGCGGTCGACCCGTCGCAGCAGCTCGCGCGCATGGACGGCGAGCAGGCGCGCCGGTTCCTCGCCGGCGCCCGCTACCTGTTCACCAATGGCTACGAGTGGGAGCTGCTGCTCCAGAAGACCCGCTGGTCCGAGTCGGACGTGCTGGACCACGTCGGCATCCGGATCACCACGCTGGGCGAGAAGGGCGTGGAGATCGTCGGCCGGGACGGGCTGGCCCTCGAGGTCGGCGCCGTGCCCGAGCTGACCAAGGCCGACCCGACGGGCGTCGGCGACGGCTTCCGCGCCGGGTTCCTGGCCGGCCTGAACGCGGACCTGGATCTGGAGCGCTCGGCCCAGCTGGGGTCGATGATCGCCGTGCTGGTGCTGGAGACGATCGGGACCCAGGAGTGGACGCTGGACCGCGCCTCCGCTCTCGCCCGCATCGGGGACGCGTTCGGTCCGGACGCCGCCGCCGAGATCGCGCCCGCGCTGCCTGCCTGA
- the trpD gene encoding anthranilate phosphoribosyltransferase: protein MGTQNWPALFNQLIAGADLSAEDTAWAMDQVMSGEATPAQVGAFLVALRAKGETPAEVIGLADAMLAHARRVEIDRPAVDIVGTGGDRSGSVNISTMASLVTAAAGVAVVKHGNRAASSKAGTADVLEALGVAIDLPPEGVRRCVNELGIGFCFAPVFHPGFRHAGAPRRELGVPTAFNLLGPLTNPAQPRAGLIGCAFADKTEVLARVFARRGTTTLVVRGDDGLDELTTTTTSSVWVVTDGAVRAERLDPAELGIPRATAEDLRGGDPAANAEVVRELVAGKPGPVRDAVLLNAAGALAADTGFSGSLVADLSAGLVRAAEAIDTGAAADLLARWAAFR, encoded by the coding sequence ATGGGCACGCAGAACTGGCCCGCGCTGTTCAACCAGCTGATCGCCGGCGCCGACCTGTCCGCGGAGGACACCGCGTGGGCGATGGACCAGGTGATGTCCGGGGAGGCCACCCCCGCCCAGGTGGGCGCCTTCCTGGTCGCGCTGCGCGCGAAGGGCGAGACCCCCGCGGAGGTCATCGGGCTGGCCGACGCGATGCTCGCGCACGCCAGGCGGGTGGAGATCGACCGGCCGGCGGTGGACATCGTGGGCACCGGTGGTGACCGGTCCGGGTCGGTGAACATCTCCACGATGGCCTCGCTGGTCACCGCGGCCGCCGGCGTGGCGGTGGTCAAGCACGGCAACCGGGCGGCGTCGTCGAAGGCCGGCACCGCCGACGTGCTGGAGGCGCTGGGGGTCGCGATCGACCTGCCGCCGGAGGGTGTCCGGCGGTGCGTGAACGAGCTGGGCATCGGGTTCTGCTTCGCGCCCGTGTTCCACCCCGGGTTCCGCCACGCGGGTGCGCCCAGGCGGGAGCTGGGGGTGCCGACGGCGTTCAACCTGCTGGGGCCGCTGACCAACCCGGCGCAGCCCCGGGCGGGCCTGATCGGGTGCGCGTTCGCGGACAAGACGGAGGTGCTGGCGCGGGTGTTCGCCCGCCGGGGCACCACGACGCTGGTCGTCCGCGGGGACGACGGTCTGGACGAGCTGACCACCACCACGACCAGCTCGGTGTGGGTCGTGACGGACGGGGCGGTGCGGGCCGAGCGCCTGGACCCGGCCGAGCTGGGCATCCCGCGCGCCACGGCGGAGGATCTGCGCGGCGGCGACCCCGCGGCCAACGCCGAAGTGGTCCGCGAGCTGGTGGCGGGCAAACCGGGGCCGGTGCGGGACGCGGTGCTGCTGAACGCGGCCGGTGCGCTGGCCGCGGACACCGGTTTCAGCGGGTCGCTGGTGGCCGATCTGTCCGCCGGTTTGGTGCGCGCAGCCGAGGCGATCGACACCGGCGCAGCGGCCGATCTGCTGGCGCGGTGGGCCGCGTTCCGCTGA
- the asnB gene encoding asparagine synthase (glutamine-hydrolyzing), giving the protein MCGLLGLVCASENDAAKAREAVGEAMRCQRHRGPDERDTWTDAEVVYGFNRLAFIDVEHAHQPLTWGPPESPNRYTLNFNGEIYNYRQLREQLTAEHGAKFATEGDGEAIVAAYHYWGRAAVAKLRGMFAFLIWDADEKVIFGARDPFGIKPLFYASGPGGTAFSSEKKSLLELSGVLGITQELDRTALQHYLTLQYVPEPESLHTGIRRIESGTSFTVSPGGTPRVERYFFPEFAAKPVRGEAEAKILHERIRDVMRDSVGKHMIADPDITVGTFLSGGIDSTAIAALAKERNPNLIAFTTGFEREGYSEVDVAAESAAAIGVKHVIRTVSADEMMDALPLIVWYLDDPVADPALVPLWFIAREARKHVKAVLSGEGSDELFGGYTIYNEPLSLAPFEKVPGSVRRVLGKVSERIPEGTRGKDLLRRGALPLEERYYGNARIFRDDQLRGVLKTFREGVGHRDVTAEHYRTSANWDPVARMQHVDLFTWLRGDILVKADKMTMANSLELRVPFLDAEVFKVAAGIPLDQKITKETTKYALRRALEGIVPAHVLNRRKLGFPVPIRLWLRDEMYDWARGIIADSRTDELLDKRAVQRLLDEHKASTLDHSRRIWALLVFMIWHGIFVEHRIKPEIPEPVYPVRI; this is encoded by the coding sequence GTGTGCGGCCTGCTTGGACTGGTGTGTGCCAGTGAGAACGACGCGGCGAAGGCGCGCGAAGCCGTCGGCGAGGCCATGCGGTGCCAGCGGCACCGCGGTCCCGACGAGCGCGACACCTGGACCGACGCCGAGGTCGTCTACGGCTTCAACCGGCTCGCGTTCATCGACGTCGAGCACGCCCACCAGCCCCTGACCTGGGGTCCTCCGGAATCGCCGAACCGCTACACGCTCAACTTCAACGGCGAGATCTACAACTACCGGCAGCTGCGCGAGCAGCTGACCGCCGAGCACGGTGCGAAGTTCGCCACAGAGGGCGACGGCGAGGCGATCGTCGCCGCCTACCACTACTGGGGCCGCGCCGCGGTGGCGAAACTGCGCGGCATGTTCGCGTTCCTGATCTGGGACGCGGACGAAAAGGTGATCTTCGGCGCACGTGATCCGTTCGGCATCAAGCCGCTGTTCTACGCCTCCGGCCCGGGCGGCACGGCGTTCTCCAGCGAGAAGAAATCGCTGCTGGAGCTTTCCGGCGTGCTCGGGATCACCCAGGAGCTGGACCGGACGGCGCTCCAGCACTACCTGACCCTGCAGTACGTGCCCGAGCCCGAATCGCTGCACACGGGGATCCGCCGCATCGAGTCCGGCACGTCGTTCACCGTCTCCCCCGGCGGGACGCCGCGGGTCGAGCGGTACTTCTTCCCGGAGTTCGCCGCGAAGCCGGTGCGCGGCGAGGCCGAGGCGAAGATCCTGCACGAGCGCATCCGCGACGTGATGCGTGACTCGGTCGGCAAGCACATGATCGCCGACCCGGACATCACCGTCGGCACGTTCCTCTCCGGCGGGATCGACTCCACGGCGATCGCGGCGCTGGCGAAGGAGCGCAACCCGAACCTGATCGCGTTCACCACCGGGTTCGAGCGCGAGGGCTACTCCGAGGTCGACGTGGCGGCCGAGTCGGCGGCCGCGATCGGGGTGAAACACGTCATCCGCACGGTGTCGGCCGACGAGATGATGGACGCGCTGCCGCTCATCGTCTGGTACCTCGACGATCCGGTGGCCGACCCGGCGCTCGTCCCCTTGTGGTTCATCGCGCGGGAGGCGCGCAAGCACGTCAAGGCCGTGCTGTCCGGCGAGGGCTCGGACGAGCTGTTCGGCGGCTACACCATCTACAACGAGCCGTTGTCGCTGGCGCCGTTCGAGAAGGTGCCCGGCAGCGTGCGCCGGGTGCTCGGCAAGGTGTCCGAGCGGATCCCGGAGGGCACCCGCGGCAAGGACCTGCTGCGCCGCGGCGCGCTGCCGCTGGAGGAGCGCTACTACGGCAACGCCCGCATCTTCCGCGACGACCAGTTGCGCGGCGTGCTCAAGACCTTCCGGGAGGGCGTCGGCCACCGCGATGTGACGGCCGAGCACTACCGCACGTCGGCGAACTGGGACCCGGTCGCCCGCATGCAGCACGTCGACCTGTTCACCTGGCTGCGGGGTGACATCCTGGTCAAGGCCGACAAGATGACCATGGCGAACTCGCTGGAGCTGCGGGTGCCGTTCCTGGACGCCGAGGTCTTCAAGGTCGCGGCCGGCATCCCGCTGGACCAGAAGATCACCAAGGAGACCACGAAGTACGCGCTGCGCCGCGCGCTGGAGGGCATCGTGCCCGCGCACGTGCTGAACCGCCGCAAGCTGGGCTTCCCGGTGCCGATCCGGCTGTGGCTGCGCGACGAGATGTACGACTGGGCGCGTGGCATCATCGCCGACTCGCGCACGGACGAGCTGCTCGACAAGCGCGCCGTGCAGCGCCTGCTGGACGAGCACAAGGCCAGCACGCTCGACCACAGCCGGCGGATCTGGGCGCTGCTGGTGTTCATGATCTGGCACGGGATCTTCGTCGAGCACCGCATCAAGCCCGAGATCCCGGAGCCGGTCTACCCGGTGCGGATCTGA
- a CDS encoding DUF3043 domain-containing protein has product MRFLRRGSATTADSPEIEAAEVAESVESHTRGYTPSKGRPTPKRKEAEGKRRGPVAPPPRTMREAMKRNRELRKANPASKEERRRLAKERQERMAAGDDRYLLPRDKGPVKAYVRDLVDSRRHFLGAFMPLAILVFIVLLVPIPVIQQYVTLLCMVALVVMAVEGYFNGRRITRLVRQKFPKETVNGRSIGWYAFVRASQIRKLRMPKPRVKVGETVS; this is encoded by the coding sequence GTGAGGTTTCTTCGTCGTGGCAGCGCGACCACCGCAGACAGCCCCGAGATCGAGGCGGCCGAGGTGGCCGAAAGCGTCGAATCTCACACCCGGGGCTACACCCCGAGCAAGGGCAGGCCGACGCCCAAGCGCAAGGAGGCCGAGGGCAAGCGCCGCGGCCCGGTCGCTCCCCCGCCGCGCACGATGCGGGAGGCGATGAAGCGCAACCGTGAGCTGCGCAAGGCGAACCCGGCGAGCAAGGAAGAGCGCCGCCGGCTCGCCAAGGAGCGCCAGGAGCGGATGGCCGCCGGTGACGACCGCTACCTGCTGCCGCGGGACAAGGGCCCGGTCAAGGCGTACGTGCGGGACCTGGTGGACTCGCGCCGGCATTTCCTGGGCGCGTTCATGCCGCTGGCGATCCTGGTGTTCATCGTGCTGCTGGTGCCGATCCCGGTGATCCAGCAGTACGTGACTCTGCTGTGCATGGTCGCCCTGGTCGTGATGGCCGTGGAGGGCTACTTCAACGGCCGCCGCATCACCCGGCTGGTCCGGCAGAAGTTCCCGAAGGAGACCGTCAACGGCCGCTCGATCGGCTGGTACGCGTTCGTCCGGGCCAGCCAGATCCGCAAGCTGCGGATGCCGAAGCCGCGGGTCAAGGTCGGCGAAACGGTCTCCTGA
- a CDS encoding cytochrome c oxidase subunit II: MGRDERTPASRSAKVGKVAALAGLVALLATGCSGDEVLRFGWPVGVTKESEDMRVLWTWSVIAALAVGVVVWGLIFWSVAFHRKKKSDQPGDLPRQFQYNVPLELFCVVLPLVMVCVLFFFTATTESKVLAKEPNPDVTVDVTAFQWNWEFDYPSAPKDANGQLIRTVGSSSEIPILVLPAGKRIQYNLRSADVIHSFWVPEFHFKRDVFPDPEKNNQDSSFQNTIDRTGAFVGRCAELCGTYHSGMNFEVRALPADQFDRYIQLRTQINPATGQPNTTAEALAALNCGELCAPQATTTKPFNTDRTLRTQSG, translated from the coding sequence GTGGGCAGGGATGAGCGCACTCCGGCATCACGTTCGGCGAAAGTCGGTAAGGTCGCCGCGCTGGCCGGGCTCGTCGCGCTCCTGGCGACCGGGTGCTCCGGTGACGAGGTGCTGCGGTTCGGCTGGCCCGTCGGCGTGACCAAGGAGTCGGAGGACATGCGTGTCCTGTGGACCTGGTCGGTCATCGCCGCGCTCGCCGTCGGTGTCGTCGTGTGGGGCCTGATCTTCTGGTCGGTCGCCTTCCACCGCAAGAAGAAGAGCGACCAGCCGGGCGACCTGCCGCGGCAGTTCCAGTACAACGTGCCGCTCGAGCTGTTCTGCGTCGTGCTGCCGCTGGTGATGGTCTGCGTGCTGTTCTTCTTCACCGCGACCACCGAGAGCAAGGTGCTGGCCAAGGAGCCGAACCCCGACGTCACGGTCGACGTGACCGCGTTCCAGTGGAACTGGGAGTTCGACTACCCGAGCGCGCCGAAGGACGCCAACGGCCAGCTCATCAGGACCGTCGGCAGCTCGAGCGAGATCCCGATCCTGGTCCTGCCCGCCGGCAAGCGCATCCAGTACAACCTGCGCTCCGCCGACGTCATCCACTCCTTCTGGGTGCCGGAGTTCCACTTCAAGCGGGACGTGTTCCCGGACCCGGAGAAGAACAACCAGGACTCGTCGTTCCAGAACACGATCGACCGGACGGGCGCCTTCGTGGGCCGGTGTGCCGAGCTGTGCGGCACCTACCACTCGGGGATGAACTTCGAGGTCCGCGCGCTGCCGGCCGACCAGTTCGACCGCTACATCCAGCTGCGGACCCAGATCAACCCGGCCACCGGGCAGCCGAACACGACCGCCGAGGCGCTGGCCGCGCTGAACTGCGGCGAGCTGTGCGCGCCGCAGGCGACCACGACGAAGCCGTTCAACACCGACCGCACGCTGCGGACGCAGTCCGGCTGA
- a CDS encoding cytochrome c — protein MTTSKNSSRRRFGARTKLRRRLAGALALGVALVGVGLGYAILVPQPQTAQAQGDPAQLRLGQQVYNNSCITCHGANLQGVEDRGPSLIGVGDAAVYFQTSSGRMPAVRQEAQAERKPPKLTPEEIDAVGAYVQANGGGPERPAQTGAALRGDNPARGGELFRLNCASCHNFTGQGGALSAGKFAPELGPATEDQIYTAMLTGPQNMPKFSDRQLTPDEKKDIVAYVKSVSDGNNNPGGFGLGGLGPAPEALVAWIVGIGAILGVTLWIGSRA, from the coding sequence ATGACCACCAGCAAGAACTCCTCCAGGCGCCGCTTCGGCGCCCGCACCAAGCTGCGCCGCCGCCTCGCCGGTGCGCTCGCGCTGGGCGTGGCGCTGGTCGGCGTGGGTCTCGGTTACGCCATCCTGGTGCCGCAGCCGCAGACCGCGCAGGCGCAGGGCGACCCGGCGCAGCTGCGCCTGGGTCAGCAGGTCTACAACAACAGCTGCATCACCTGCCACGGCGCGAACCTGCAGGGCGTGGAGGACCGCGGGCCGAGCCTGATCGGCGTCGGTGACGCGGCTGTGTACTTCCAGACTTCGTCCGGCCGCATGCCGGCGGTCCGGCAGGAGGCGCAGGCGGAGCGGAAGCCGCCGAAGCTGACGCCGGAGGAGATCGACGCGGTCGGCGCCTACGTCCAGGCCAACGGCGGCGGCCCGGAGCGGCCCGCCCAGACCGGCGCGGCGCTGCGCGGGGACAACCCGGCGCGCGGTGGCGAGCTGTTCCGCCTCAACTGCGCGTCGTGCCACAACTTCACCGGCCAGGGTGGTGCCCTGTCGGCCGGCAAGTTCGCGCCGGAGCTCGGCCCGGCCACCGAGGACCAGATCTACACCGCGATGCTGACTGGTCCGCAGAACATGCCGAAGTTCTCCGACCGCCAGCTCACCCCGGACGAGAAGAAGGACATCGTCGCCTACGTCAAGTCCGTGTCCGACGGGAACAACAACCCGGGCGGTTTCGGTCTGGGCGGTCTGGGGCCGGCTCCCGAGGCGCTCGTCGCGTGGATCGTCGGTATCGGCGCCATCCTCGGCGTGACTCTGTGGATTGGATCGAGGGCATGA
- a CDS encoding cytochrome b produces MSSLTTPTRGSSMLERHAGEAANNMDQRYRLAKGLRHQMNKVFPTHWSFLLGEVALYSFIVVIITGVYLTLFFDPSMAEVTYNGPFRNLQGVEMSRAFQTTLQISFEVRGGLFVRQLHHWGALVFVAAMMVHMFRIFFTGAFRRPREANWVIGALLLILGMFEGFFGYSLPDDLLSGTGVRATMSGIVLSVPVIGTWLHWALFGGEFPGDVIVPRLYAVHILLLPGIMLALVGVHLALVWYQKHTQFPGVRRKETNVVGVRIMPVFALKAGAFFVIVTGVMAIMAGVFQINPIWNLGPYNPSQVSAGSQPDWYLAWADGMLRVFPAWELYLGNYTVPAVFFAGAIWMPVLIVLLLAYPFIERKLTGDTAHHNLLQRPRDAPVRTSIGMMALSFFMVLELSGFNDIIADKFDISLNATTWAGRIGLLVLPPLAYFITYRICLGLQRSDREVLEHGIETGIIKRLPHGEFIEIHQPLGGVDGHGHAIPLEYQGASVPKKMNKLGAAGRAVPGNLLAPDPVEETAALDRARGNGHGNGEMPEQGEVPAGWHTPDH; encoded by the coding sequence ATGAGTTCACTCACCACGCCGACCCGGGGCTCGAGCATGCTGGAACGGCATGCGGGCGAGGCCGCGAACAACATGGACCAGCGGTACCGGCTGGCCAAGGGCCTGCGGCACCAGATGAACAAGGTCTTCCCGACCCACTGGTCCTTCCTGCTCGGCGAGGTCGCGCTCTACAGCTTCATCGTCGTGATCATCACGGGTGTCTACCTGACCCTGTTCTTCGATCCGTCGATGGCCGAGGTCACCTACAACGGGCCGTTCAGGAACCTGCAGGGCGTCGAGATGTCCCGCGCGTTCCAGACGACCCTGCAGATCTCGTTCGAGGTGCGCGGCGGCCTGTTCGTCCGCCAGCTGCACCACTGGGGCGCGCTCGTCTTCGTCGCGGCCATGATGGTGCACATGTTCCGGATCTTCTTCACCGGAGCGTTCCGCCGGCCGCGTGAGGCCAACTGGGTGATCGGCGCACTGCTGCTGATCCTGGGCATGTTCGAGGGCTTCTTCGGCTACTCGCTGCCCGACGACCTGCTGTCGGGCACCGGTGTCCGCGCCACCATGTCGGGCATCGTGCTCTCGGTGCCGGTCATCGGTACCTGGCTGCACTGGGCGCTGTTCGGCGGTGAGTTCCCCGGCGACGTGATCGTGCCGCGGCTGTACGCGGTGCACATCCTGCTGCTGCCGGGCATCATGCTCGCGCTGGTCGGCGTGCACCTCGCGCTGGTCTGGTACCAGAAGCACACCCAGTTCCCGGGCGTGCGGCGCAAGGAGACGAACGTCGTCGGCGTGCGGATCATGCCGGTGTTCGCGCTCAAGGCCGGTGCGTTCTTCGTCATCGTCACCGGCGTGATGGCGATCATGGCCGGAGTGTTCCAGATCAACCCGATCTGGAACCTGGGTCCGTACAACCCGTCGCAGGTGTCCGCAGGCTCGCAGCCGGACTGGTACCTGGCCTGGGCCGACGGCATGCTGCGCGTGTTCCCCGCGTGGGAGCTCTACCTGGGCAACTACACGGTCCCGGCGGTGTTCTTCGCGGGCGCGATCTGGATGCCCGTCCTGATCGTGCTGCTGCTCGCATACCCGTTCATCGAGCGGAAGCTGACCGGCGACACCGCGCACCACAACCTGCTGCAGCGTCCGCGGGACGCACCGGTCCGCACCAGCATCGGCATGATGGCGCTGTCGTTCTTCATGGTGCTGGAGCTGTCCGGCTTCAACGACATCATCGCGGACAAGTTCGACATCTCGCTGAACGCGACCACGTGGGCCGGCCGGATCGGGTTGCTGGTGTTGCCGCCGCTGGCGTACTTCATCACCTACCGGATCTGCCTGGGTCTGCAGCGGTCCGACCGTGAGGTGCTCGAGCACGGCATCGAGACCGGCATCATCAAGCGCCTGCCGCACGGTGAGTTCATCGAGATCCACCAGCCGCTGGGCGGTGTGGACGGCCACGGCCACGCCATCCCGCTGGAGTACCAGGGCGCGTCGGTGCCGAAGAAGATGAACAAGCTCGGCGCGGCCGGGCGTGCGGTGCCGGGCAACCTGCTGGCCCCGGACCCGGTCGAGGAGACCGCGGCGCTGGACCGGGCCCGCGGCAACGGCCACGGCAACGGCGAGATGCCGGAGCAGGGCGAGGTCCCGGCCGGCTGGCACACGCCGGACCACTAG
- a CDS encoding HesB/IscA family protein, producing MTTAEQTGTQAEAGEATHGVTLSDAAAGKAKALLEQEGRDDMHLRIAVQPGGCAGLRYQLFFDERTLDGDLFRDFDGLRVAVDRMSAPYVEGAVIDFVDTIEKQGFTIENPNATGSCACGDSFH from the coding sequence ATGACTACCGCTGAGCAGACCGGCACGCAGGCCGAAGCTGGCGAGGCCACCCACGGCGTGACCTTGAGCGACGCCGCGGCCGGCAAGGCCAAGGCCCTGCTGGAGCAGGAAGGCCGCGACGACATGCACCTGCGCATCGCGGTCCAGCCCGGTGGCTGTGCGGGCCTGCGCTACCAGCTGTTCTTCGACGAGCGCACGCTCGACGGCGACCTGTTCCGCGACTTCGACGGCCTGCGCGTCGCGGTCGACCGGATGAGCGCGCCGTACGTCGAGGGCGCCGTGATCGACTTCGTCGACACGATCGAGAAGCAGGGCTTCACCATCGAGAACCCGAACGCCACGGGCTCCTGCGCCTGCGGCGACTCGTTCCACTGA